The following coding sequences lie in one Flavobacterium sediminis genomic window:
- a CDS encoding pentapeptide repeat-containing protein, producing MNSDFIHDQKYQNKNFNENDIKFKEFENCTFDHCDFTQCIFLSVVFVDCTFLHCNFNDTKINYVSLRGVEFDDCNFTNVNFAMTDQVIYYFNFTNCRLDFTKFYGLKLKKMHFTGCSLVSADFMESDLSETVFDNCDLRRTVFYQTNLSKADFTTSYNFSIDPEQNKMKRAKFSVEGLKGLLEKYDLVIS from the coding sequence ATGAACTCCGATTTTATTCACGATCAGAAATACCAAAACAAAAATTTTAATGAAAACGACATTAAATTCAAAGAATTTGAAAATTGTACTTTTGATCATTGCGATTTTACACAATGTATTTTTTTAAGTGTTGTCTTTGTGGATTGTACTTTTCTGCATTGTAACTTCAATGATACTAAGATCAACTATGTTTCATTGCGTGGTGTAGAATTTGATGATTGTAATTTTACGAATGTCAATTTTGCGATGACCGACCAAGTAATCTACTATTTCAATTTTACCAATTGCCGATTGGATTTTACTAAATTTTATGGTCTAAAACTTAAGAAAATGCACTTTACAGGATGCAGTTTGGTTTCTGCTGATTTTATGGAAAGTGATCTATCAGAAACGGTTTTTGATAACTGTGATTTAAGACGTACTGTTTTTTACCAAACTAATCTTTCGAAAGCTGATTTCACGACCAGCTATAATTTTTCTATTGATCCGGAGCAAAATAAAATGAAAAGAGCTAAATTTTCTGTAGAAGGGCTAAAAGGTTTATTGGAAAAGTATGATTTAGTAATTTCTTAA
- a CDS encoding DEAD/DEAH box helicase, translating to MKTFQDFDLPKSLQKAIDTLGLTTPTPIQEKALPVILSGRDMMGIAQTGTGKTFAYLIPILKQWKFQTTDSPRVVILVPTRELVVQVQEELEKLVQFMSVRVAGVFGGVNINTQRKAVAEGVDILVGTPGRTMDLALDGVLRFDALQKLVIDEFDEILNLGFRFQITSILTMMKDKKQNILFSATMTEEVDEILDEYFDFPEEVSLAPSGTPLEKIEQFVYHVPNFLTKVNLLKDLLVRNDNMERILVFVNNKKLVDTTFDLLDEDFAGQFGVIHSNKSQNYRLNTMASFQRGELRGLITTDIMARGLDISDITHVINLQFSEVPEQYIHRIGRTGRADKEGTAISMVSPQEEEILIEAELLMEKELKAMDLPDYIEISEKKLDFEKDRRKFKTIGKPIKREEKGDAFHEKKDKNKKVNLGGPGKRTPRKTAPRNRAVEAKRAAKRKKGK from the coding sequence ATGAAGACGTTTCAAGATTTCGATTTACCTAAATCCTTACAAAAAGCCATAGACACTCTTGGCTTAACTACTCCTACTCCTATTCAGGAAAAGGCTCTCCCTGTTATCTTATCAGGACGAGATATGATGGGAATTGCTCAAACCGGAACCGGAAAGACCTTTGCCTATCTGATCCCTATTTTAAAACAGTGGAAATTTCAAACGACTGATAGCCCGCGTGTGGTAATTCTAGTACCCACTCGCGAACTAGTGGTTCAGGTTCAGGAAGAGTTAGAAAAACTGGTTCAATTTATGTCGGTTCGAGTTGCAGGGGTCTTTGGTGGGGTTAACATCAATACACAAAGAAAAGCAGTTGCTGAAGGAGTCGACATTTTAGTAGGTACTCCCGGACGTACAATGGATTTAGCCTTAGACGGCGTGCTTCGTTTTGATGCTTTACAAAAATTGGTGATTGATGAGTTTGACGAGATTTTGAATTTAGGATTTCGCTTCCAGATCACTTCAATCCTGACGATGATGAAAGATAAAAAGCAAAATATCTTATTCTCGGCCACTATGACTGAAGAAGTCGATGAAATACTGGATGAATATTTTGATTTTCCGGAAGAAGTTTCTTTAGCACCTAGCGGAACTCCTTTAGAAAAGATAGAGCAATTTGTTTACCATGTTCCCAACTTTCTGACAAAAGTAAATTTATTGAAAGATTTACTGGTCCGCAATGACAATATGGAACGTATCCTTGTTTTTGTGAACAATAAAAAATTGGTCGACACTACTTTTGATCTATTGGACGAAGACTTTGCCGGACAATTTGGTGTGATCCATTCTAATAAATCACAAAACTATCGGTTAAATACTATGGCTTCTTTTCAGCGGGGCGAATTACGAGGCTTAATCACTACAGACATTATGGCTCGTGGATTAGATATTTCTGATATTACTCACGTTATCAATTTACAATTCTCAGAAGTTCCGGAACAATACATTCACCGAATCGGTAGAACTGGTCGTGCTGATAAAGAAGGAACGGCTATCAGTATGGTAAGTCCGCAAGAAGAAGAAATTCTGATTGAAGCGGAACTTTTAATGGAAAAAGAGCTTAAGGCAATGGATCTACCGGATTACATTGAAATCTCTGAAAAGAAATTAGATTTTGAAAAAGATCGTCGCAAATTCAAAACCATTGGAAAACCAATTAAAAGAGAAGAAAAAGGCGATGCTTTTCACGAAAAGAAAGATAAAAATAAAAAAGTGAATCTGGGAGGTCCCGGAAAAAGAACACCGAGAAAAACAGCTCCGAGAAACCGTGCCGTTGAAGCTAAAAGAGCTGCCAAACGCAAAAAAGGAAAATAA
- a CDS encoding lactonase family protein: MKQFTIISLFLFMASTAQEHYNLIVGTYTNACFSEGIYVYDFNLQTLEYQLKSHTDKVMNPSYFALDSEKEHLYSVNENGNESTLSAFRYDPQTGLLNLMNKVDSKGADPCYIINDDKNVISANYTGGTISVFPKKPDGSLADAVQVIEHKGSGPNEKRQEASHLHMVYFSPDHQYVFANDLGSDKIYIYHYHANGGTQTLLLKDEINLKKGSGPRHLVFSPKGNFVYVLQELDGTLSVLEWKKNQLHLIQETTVAPNLFNGINGAADIHMSQDGKFLYVTNRGDANTISVFKVSGNGTLNMIQQISTQGSAPRNFTLSPDDAYVLVANQNTNNIVIYSRNTKNGTLTDTGKRIDLCQPVCLVFDKVE; the protein is encoded by the coding sequence ATGAAACAATTTACAATTATCAGCTTATTCCTTTTCATGGCTTCAACGGCACAGGAACATTATAATCTGATCGTCGGAACGTATACCAATGCTTGCTTTAGTGAAGGAATTTATGTCTATGATTTTAATTTACAGACTTTGGAATACCAATTGAAATCACATACTGATAAGGTCATGAATCCAAGTTATTTTGCTCTTGATTCGGAGAAGGAGCATTTGTATTCTGTTAACGAAAACGGAAATGAAAGTACACTTAGTGCTTTTCGTTACGATCCTCAGACAGGGCTACTTAATTTGATGAACAAAGTAGATAGTAAAGGAGCTGATCCTTGCTATATCATTAATGATGATAAAAATGTGATCTCAGCTAATTATACAGGCGGAACGATTAGTGTGTTTCCTAAAAAGCCTGACGGAAGTTTAGCGGATGCCGTTCAGGTAATAGAGCACAAAGGTTCCGGACCCAATGAAAAACGTCAGGAAGCTTCCCATTTGCACATGGTCTATTTTAGTCCCGATCATCAATATGTATTTGCCAATGATTTGGGGAGCGATAAGATTTATATTTATCATTACCATGCAAATGGTGGCACTCAGACGTTGCTTTTAAAGGATGAAATAAATTTAAAAAAAGGAAGTGGCCCAAGACATTTGGTTTTTAGCCCTAAAGGTAATTTTGTATATGTATTACAGGAATTAGACGGAACTTTGTCAGTTTTAGAATGGAAAAAAAACCAGTTACATCTGATTCAGGAAACTACTGTTGCTCCTAATTTGTTTAATGGAATAAATGGCGCAGCCGATATTCACATGAGTCAGGATGGAAAATTTCTGTATGTAACCAATCGTGGCGATGCTAATACCATTTCGGTATTTAAAGTTTCTGGTAATGGAACATTGAACATGATCCAGCAGATCAGCACACAAGGAAGCGCACCGCGCAATTTTACTTTGAGTCCTGATGATGCGTACGTTTTGGTAGCCAATCAAAATACAAATAATATAGTGATTTACAGTCGGAATACTAAAAACGGAACATTGACCGATACCGGAAAGAGAATAGATTTGTGCCAACCGGTTTGTTTGGTATTTGACAAAGTAGAATAA
- a CDS encoding rhodanese-like domain-containing protein — MKLKMLGLLMSLFVAASCVNQKQSGVEVVKPDGFETKMAEADVQLLDVRTPEEYASGHLPNAKNYNVLADDFESKVAALDKEKPVMVYCKMGGRSSKAAAKLKELGFKHITDLEGGIMSWESAEKTIVK; from the coding sequence ATGAAACTAAAAATGTTAGGTCTTTTGATGTCGCTTTTTGTAGCAGCATCTTGTGTTAACCAAAAACAAAGCGGTGTAGAAGTTGTCAAGCCTGATGGTTTTGAAACTAAGATGGCTGAAGCAGATGTACAGTTATTAGATGTCAGAACACCTGAAGAGTATGCCTCCGGACATTTACCAAATGCTAAGAACTATAATGTTTTAGCTGATGATTTTGAATCTAAAGTAGCTGCTTTAGATAAAGAAAAACCGGTAATGGTATATTGTAAAATGGGAGGGAGAAGTTCTAAGGCTGCCGCTAAATTAAAAGAATTAGGGTTTAAACATATCACCGATTTAGAAGGAGGGATTATGAGTTGGGAATCGGCTGAAAAAACCATTGTGAAGTAA
- the trxA gene encoding thioredoxin has protein sequence MNSKFNEIIGQKQLVLVDFYADWCGPCKMMSPILQEVKSVIKDEVKIIKVNVDQHQDLASEFMVRGVPTLMLFRDGKMLWRQSGVLATHDLVGIIRQHLN, from the coding sequence ATGAATTCAAAATTTAACGAAATAATAGGTCAAAAGCAATTAGTTCTGGTAGATTTTTATGCAGATTGGTGCGGACCGTGTAAGATGATGTCTCCGATTTTGCAAGAAGTAAAATCGGTAATAAAAGACGAGGTAAAAATCATTAAAGTAAATGTAGATCAGCATCAGGATCTGGCATCAGAGTTTATGGTACGTGGTGTTCCTACACTCATGTTGTTCCGGGACGGGAAAATGTTATGGAGACAATCCGGTGTACTGGCAACTCATGATTTAGTGGGGATTATACGACAACATTTGAATTAA
- the hemN gene encoding oxygen-independent coproporphyrinogen III oxidase — protein sequence MQPSLVQKYNVPGPRYTSYPTVPYWEENSFSYDKWIHACVDTFKQTNDKDGISLYIHLPFCESLCTFCGCHKRITKRHEVEHPYIEAVLKEWELYCDLFSAKPKIKEIHLGGGTPTFFSPENLKQLIEGILKESVVADEHEFSFEGHPNNTSKEHLQTLFDLGFRRVSFGVQDYSEKVQQAIHRIQPFHNVAKVTFWAKEIGYTSISHDLVFGLPFQTLDDVLDTIDKTNSLHPDRLAFYSYAHVPWIKGNGQRGFNDEDLPKDDEKRALYEEGKLQLSKHGFAEIGMDHFALKSDSMFKAFADRKLHRNFMGYTTTNTKLMIGLGVSSISDSWTAFAQNEKVLEDYYARLDKNEIPVYRGHILNTEDLIIRQHILNIMCHFETSWADPSMQFNELEDVLASLEEMQHDGLLQLKGQSLEVTEKGKPFVRNICMAFDLRLKRKAPQRQLFSMTI from the coding sequence ATGCAACCTTCATTAGTGCAAAAATATAATGTACCAGGACCGAGATACACCAGCTATCCGACTGTCCCTTATTGGGAAGAAAATTCATTTTCTTATGACAAATGGATTCATGCCTGTGTAGATACTTTTAAACAAACTAATGATAAAGATGGGATCAGTTTATACATTCACCTACCTTTTTGTGAAAGTTTGTGTACTTTTTGTGGCTGTCACAAACGCATTACCAAACGTCATGAAGTGGAACATCCTTACATAGAAGCGGTCTTAAAAGAATGGGAATTGTATTGTGACCTTTTTTCCGCTAAACCTAAGATCAAAGAGATCCATCTGGGTGGCGGAACACCTACTTTCTTTTCACCTGAAAATCTGAAACAACTCATTGAAGGTATTTTAAAAGAAAGTGTAGTAGCTGATGAACATGAGTTCAGTTTTGAAGGACATCCCAACAATACCAGTAAAGAGCACTTGCAAACCTTATTTGATCTGGGATTCAGACGTGTAAGTTTTGGTGTTCAGGATTATTCTGAAAAAGTGCAGCAAGCTATCCATCGCATTCAACCTTTTCACAATGTTGCCAAAGTAACCTTTTGGGCTAAAGAAATCGGCTATACTTCTATCAGTCATGATTTGGTCTTTGGACTACCTTTTCAAACTCTGGATGATGTTCTGGACACTATAGACAAAACCAATTCACTACATCCTGATCGCTTGGCTTTTTACAGCTATGCCCATGTACCGTGGATCAAAGGAAATGGTCAAAGAGGCTTTAATGATGAAGATTTACCGAAAGATGATGAGAAAAGAGCCTTATATGAAGAAGGTAAACTTCAATTGAGTAAACACGGCTTTGCAGAGATTGGTATGGATCACTTCGCTTTAAAAAGTGACTCCATGTTTAAAGCTTTTGCCGATAGAAAACTGCATCGAAACTTTATGGGGTACACCACAACCAATACCAAACTGATGATCGGTCTGGGAGTTTCTTCTATCAGTGATAGCTGGACAGCCTTTGCTCAAAATGAAAAAGTTTTAGAAGATTATTATGCTCGTTTAGATAAAAATGAGATTCCGGTTTACAGAGGTCACATTTTAAATACGGAAGATTTAATTATTCGCCAGCACATTTTAAATATTATGTGTCATTTTGAAACTTCCTGGGCTGACCCATCTATGCAGTTTAACGAATTAGAGGATGTTTTAGCCTCTTTGGAAGAAATGCAACACGACGGACTTCTGCAACTTAAAGGGCAATCTCTGGAAGTTACTGAAAAAGGAAAGCCTTTTGTTCGTAATATTTGTATGGCCTTTGATCTGCGCTTAAAACGCAAGGCACCGCAGCGTCAATTGTTTTCTATGACTATATAA
- a CDS encoding chloramphenicol acetyltransferase has product MKEIDIEKWNRKEHFEFFSKMVSPYFGVTTEVNCTKAFQKAKDNSISFFAYYMHQSIKAVNEIPEFKLRIIDDKVFELDTIHVGTTIGRKDGTFAFTFVNYSDNFESFNTNLQEEIDAVQNSSGLRLNGEDRKINLVRYSTLPWVSFSAILHPTNLNSKESVPKITFGKLSERNHEKFLPISIEAHHGLMDGFHIAQYLEKFQHFLNS; this is encoded by the coding sequence ATGAAAGAGATTGATATTGAAAAATGGAACCGTAAAGAGCATTTTGAATTTTTCTCAAAAATGGTCAGTCCTTATTTTGGTGTAACTACAGAAGTAAATTGTACAAAGGCTTTTCAAAAAGCAAAAGACAATAGTATTTCTTTTTTTGCTTATTATATGCATCAGTCTATAAAAGCGGTTAATGAAATTCCGGAATTCAAATTACGAATTATTGATGATAAAGTTTTTGAATTAGACACCATTCATGTCGGAACTACAATTGGGAGAAAAGACGGAACATTCGCTTTTACGTTTGTAAATTACAGTGATAATTTTGAATCTTTTAATACAAATTTACAAGAAGAAATCGATGCAGTACAAAATTCAAGCGGATTGCGCTTAAATGGTGAAGACAGGAAAATCAATTTAGTTCGTTACTCTACTTTGCCTTGGGTTTCATTTAGCGCTATATTACATCCTACTAATCTTAACTCTAAAGAATCTGTACCCAAAATTACTTTCGGAAAGCTTTCGGAACGAAACCATGAAAAGTTTTTACCTATTTCTATTGAAGCACATCACGGACTGATGGATGGATTCCATATTGCACAATATCTGGAGAAATTCCAACATTTCCTGAATTCATAA